From Sphingomonas sp. PAMC26645:
TATTTGAGAGACTATTCATGTCATTTGCAAACCTCGGCCTTGCCGAGCCGCTCGTCCGTGCGCTCGAAGCCAAGGGCTATACCGAGCCGACGCCGATCCAGGCCCAGTCGATCCCGATCCTGCTCGAAGGCGGCGATCTGCTCGGCATCGCGCAGACCGGCACCGGCAAGACCGCGGCGTTCGTGCTGCCGTCGATCCAGCGCCTGACCGAAACCCAGAAGCGCGTCCTGCCGACGCATTGCCGCATGCTGGTGCTCGCGCCGACGCGCGAACTCGCCAGCCAGATCGCCGACAGCGCCCGCGCCTACGGCCAGTTCAGCAAGATGTCGGTGACCACCGTGTTCGGCGGCACCAGCATCAACAAGAACCGCCAGGACCTGAGCCGCGGCGTCGACATCCTCGTCGCCACGCCGGGCCGCCTGATCGACCTGATCGAACAGGGCTTCTGCAACCTGTCGATGATCGAGATCCTCGTGCTCGACGAGGCCGACCAGATGATGGATCTCGGCTTCATCCACGCGCTGAAGAAGATCGTCCGCATGCTGCCGAAGAAGCGCCAGACGCTGTTCTTCTCGGCGACCATGCCGGTCGCGATCCGCGAACTGGCCAGCCAGTTTCTGCTCGACCCGAAGACAGTGTCGGTGAAGCCGGCCGCGACGACTGCCGAGCGCGTCGACCAGTATGTCACCTTCTGCAACCAGTCGGAGAAGCAGGCGCTGCTGACGATCACGCTGGCCGATCCGGCGATCGACCGCGCGCTCGTGTTCACGCGCACCAAGCATGGCGCCGACCGCGTCGTGAAGCTGCTCGCGGGCAACGGCATCGCGTCGAACGCGATCCACGGCAACAAAAGCCAGGGCCAGCGTGAGCGCGCACTCGGCGAGTTCAAGCAGGGCAAGGTCAAGGTCCTGATCGCGACCGACATCGCCGCACGCGGCATCGACGTCTCGGGCGTCAGCCACGTGATCAACTTCGAGCTGCCGAACGTCGCCGAGCAGTATGTCCACCGCATCGGCCGTACCGCGCGTGCGGGCGCCAGCGGCATTGCCGTCGCGTTCTGCGCGGATGACGAGAAGGCGTACCTGCGCGACATCGAGCGGATCACCCGCCAGAAGGTGCAGGTCCGGTCGCTGCCGGACGATTTCGTGAACCTGTCGAACCAGATCAAGCAGACGCGCGTGAAGACGATGGGTGCCGATCCCGAGGTCCGCATCGACCGTCCGCGCGATCCGGCACGGCCGCGTGCGACGCATTCGCCGCGGGCGACCGGGACGACCGGGACGACCGGGCGCAACTATGCGGGTGCTAGCCGTGGTGGCCAGGGTGGCGGCGGTCAGGGCGGCGGCGGCGGTCGTCCGCAGGGCGGTGGTCGTCCCGGCGGTCAGGGTGGCGGTGGCCGTCCGGCTGGCGGCGGTGGCCGTGGTCCGAGCCGCGGCGCGGGCCCGAGCTCGGCACGCTAAGGAGCATTCGTTCGCCTCGCGGGTTTGCTATACGCTAGCCCGCGAGGAGAATGCTCATGGACGTTTCCACTACACCTGTTGCCGAACGCGTCGCACGCGTGCTTGCGGGACAGCGGATCAGCGCGAACGCCGGCGGCGATGCTGAATCGGCGTCGCGGCTGATCGACGATGCGTGGGCGGACTATCTGCCCGATGCGCTGGCGGTGCTGAAGACTCTGCGCGAGCCGGATAAGGCGATGGCTGCTGCGGGTGATCCGGCGGTCTGGGAAGCGATGATCCT
This genomic window contains:
- a CDS encoding DEAD/DEAH box helicase, which codes for MSFANLGLAEPLVRALEAKGYTEPTPIQAQSIPILLEGGDLLGIAQTGTGKTAAFVLPSIQRLTETQKRVLPTHCRMLVLAPTRELASQIADSARAYGQFSKMSVTTVFGGTSINKNRQDLSRGVDILVATPGRLIDLIEQGFCNLSMIEILVLDEADQMMDLGFIHALKKIVRMLPKKRQTLFFSATMPVAIRELASQFLLDPKTVSVKPAATTAERVDQYVTFCNQSEKQALLTITLADPAIDRALVFTRTKHGADRVVKLLAGNGIASNAIHGNKSQGQRERALGEFKQGKVKVLIATDIAARGIDVSGVSHVINFELPNVAEQYVHRIGRTARAGASGIAVAFCADDEKAYLRDIERITRQKVQVRSLPDDFVNLSNQIKQTRVKTMGADPEVRIDRPRDPARPRATHSPRATGTTGTTGRNYAGASRGGQGGGGQGGGGGRPQGGGRPGGQGGGGRPAGGGGRGPSRGAGPSSAR